The genomic interval GACGGATGAATTGCCGGATGGCAAATATGATTTGGAGCTTAATCACGATTTTTACGATGATTTTGTTCTCTCAGGCGCTTTGCTTATTACTTCAACCGGCGTATATGAGCCGCGCGATTATAATGAAATTATCATTCCTAGTACAGACTCGGACAATGAAGATATTAGTCAAATGGCTATTAGAGGGCCGTTCACGGAAAATCCCTCGGAGCTTGGTATATTTAAGCTAAACAACATAAATCAAGTGGTCATGCTGAATGAATATATTAAATTTAAAGGAACGAGCCTGACGATTGATAAGACGGGTGTAGATACGTATGTAACGGGTGTCGGACGGCTTTATGTTGAAAAAGCTGGCATTATGTATACGTTGTTCCTTGGCTCCTTTGAGTTTAATTCAGCCGAGTTCGTTATCGAGCTTGCTGGTGATATGCAATCTGATTATTTGAGCTTGAATTTGCCGATTACATTGAAGAAAATTACTTTTATAGCAGGCGGGGTAAGGCTCGGCGGGGATGTTAAAGTAGATTTCAGTGCAGGAACGACCAAAATTAAAGGCGAATCGGAGATTGAAGCGTTAGAGTACAAGCGCGAACGGTTCGATTTTGCTGGTAAATTCAGTATTGCAGGCGAGTTTGAGGCAGGTCCGCTCGAGGGTGCTGAGCTGAGCTTCCGGCTTGATACACGCATTCCGCTCTATGGTGCGGGAGGCTCCTTCGATTTGCGCAAGCAGAAGGTTGGATTTGAAGCAGATATTCAGTTCAAACGCGGGAAGCTTGATGCGCTTAGCTTTGGCGTTCGCCGCAAAATCAAGCTTGGCTCGACGGGGGCACAGCTCACTCGTCTTGGCGGCGGGTTTTCAAATCTAGCGAGCCAGAGCGAAGTACCGTTTACGTTGAAAGCGTTTGGCGGTGCATCAGATGTCATTGCGCCTGAGATCAAAGGCTACAATATGGTGAACGGCAACAATTTGAGCGTAGGATTATCGCGTTATCATTTTGAAGCGTCCGGAGAGCTGGCTGTTTACTGGGTTCCGGTTGCGAATTTGGATTTTCTGACCATTTGGAACGCAGCGGGCTTTAAAGAGTACAGCAGTGCAGGCTTCCGATTGGATGCGAACTTGAATCTGGTAGACGTTGTGGTCGGTCAGCTGTTCGCGCAATATTTTGCAAAAAGCGGCTACGCAGGTTTTGTTAGTGCACGCATAAAAATACCGAACTGGGTGTCGGTTATCGGCGGCAAAAGCTTTGGCGGCATTGATGTCGGCGTAAACAATCGTGAGATTTTTGGATCGGTTGGTTCAGGCTGGTTCGGTGGTTCTGCCAAGTATATGTTTGCTCCGAACAGCTTCGACTTCAGCCTTGGCGCGAGCAAGGATATGAAGCGAGAAATTGAGAGAATGAAAAAAAATATGGTTAAGCCGCCGAGCGCTCGCTCGATGCCATTGCTAAGCAGCAGTGCTTTGCTGTTCACAAGCGCATTCGCGGATACTTCTTTTACACCTCTTACGAATCCTTTGCTCACAGAGGATAAAGGTTACATGCTGAAGCTTCAGAAGGATGTGCTGCAGCAGGGTGAGATAGGTGTAGATACGGCTGCAAGCGGTCGTATTTTATTGGGTCAGTTTACGGCTGCATTGCGTGAGAATTCACCGCAAGCCAGCTTTACGAAGCAGGATCAGATTCAATACACATTGCAGGCAGACCATAGTTTCAAAGCGCTGCTTGTGCTGGATGGCAAGCAGGAAGATCTTTCGATCATTCGTCCGGATGAAAGTGTGGCATCACTCAAGTTCCCTGACACGGAGAAGGCTGGTAATGGTGCTATTTCTGCCGTATATCGTGAAGATGAGGATAAAACGTATATCCGTTTACAACTAACAGCGAATGAAGATTGGAAGCTGGCTGCATCGCACTCTTTGCAAGTGGAATTGTACGAGCTTACATTCCTAAATGAATCGCTCAGTCTTACTGAGCTAGCAGGACGTTGGGCTGCTGCACCTGAATTGAAGCTAACAGCAATAGATATGATGGAGCGCGGCTTGAAGCTGGTAGAGCTTGACCAGCCTAAAGGCGCTGTGAAATTGTACAAGCCAGATGGCCGTGAATATGGTCTGGAGTCGGATTCACTTAAATCAGGCTGGAATCATTTTGTCGATCCAGTAAGCGGTAAGCTTTATCTGTTGATCGATGTAGCTCAGCCGGGCGAATGGCTGCTTGAAGCAGGACAGAAAACGCCGGCTAAGGTATTTGCTCTTGGAGAGCATACCACGATTGGGGAGCTGAAAGACTGGATAACAAGCGGTGAGCTTCATACTGAAGTCAACCTAAAAAGCGGTCAGACCTTGCTTGAAATCGATCAGGCGGATGAGTCTGCGGTACTGTATCGCCCAGATGGCTCGGTATATCCGCTGCAAGCGGATCGCAGCGAATCAAACTGGAATGCATATTATGAGGCTGATAAACAAAAATGGACGATTTTGGTGCAAGCAGAGGATGAGGAAGCGGGTCTTTGGACCGTTCGCGGCAAACAATTCGTGACCATACGTGCCTTCCGCAGTGATGAGCAATACGACAGCTTAATTCCGTTTTTCTCAAATGGAACAGCAGAGTATACGACGAGTTTACAAATCGATAAGCCAGGCCGATATATGTTTATGTTAACAGGTGGTTCTCGCGATACCCAAATTATTGCACCTGATAACAAAGCCATTTCGGTTGTTTTTGAGGACGAGAATGCCAAAAACTACAATGCGGTGCTGCAAGCAGCAGTTGCAGAGGAAGATGAGGAAGCGGATAAATACGGCGATATGACATTTACATCGAATCTGCCTTTTGTTGCAGATGCGGATATGCTTTATGTCGCTGTTGATATCGAACAAACAGGAAAATGGGAAATTCGCTCATCACTGCCTATTCAAGCAAGCATGTATGAGCTCGATCCTGTAACTGAAATTAGCGAATTTAGTGCAGTTCCGGAGACAGAAGGCACGAATCGCTTCAAAGTAAAATGGAACGTCGACCATGCCAAGCAGGGAACCAAAGTAAGCTTAATGGTAACCGATCAATCCAATAAGGCAATCGGGCCGGTTATTTTGAAAGATCTTCCTGCATCAGGCATTCAAACGATTGATATTCCGGATGAATTTATGCCGGGTCAATACTGGTTGTCTATGGTGGCGGAAGGTGAAGAAATTGCACCTCTCTTTGCGGTAACGTCTGAGCCAGTACAGTTGACTGCTGAGGTCTTGCTGCCTCAACCGAAGCAGCTAGCGATTACTTCAACTGGAAACGGTGAGCTTACGCTGCGTTTTCCTTCCATTAAGGCCGAGGGACTAGAATATTATCAGTTGACGGTCAGCTATAAGGATGATGAAGGAAAAACTGTAACGGATACATTCGGAGCAGATCCTATGGCCGGAGATTGGCAGGACGTCATTATATCCGGGTACAAGCCGGAGCACAGCTACACCATCAATGCGATGGCGGTTGGCGAGCAAAATGGCAAAGTTATTGTTAGTCCAGTGTCAGCTAATGTGGAGGCGTTTTTGCCTAATCCGAAACGGGCAAAGCTTAACGTTGCTTTTAATACTTTTGGTGCTAAGCAGAAAACAAGCACCTACAAAAGTTATGATGAGCAAGAGGAGATTATGGTTAACACAGCTGCGGAAAAGGTTAGTGTAGAGCTGACTAGTGATCAAGCAGCAAAGCTTAATCTTTACGTAAACGGGGAATTGTTGCAGTCCAAGGATACCGAAGCCAATACGATCGCATCGTTCAATCTGAATGAATTGCTACTAGGCAAAGAAACGAATGAGCCGCTAGAGCAGCTTGATTATACGATTGAAATTGAAGCGGTTAACGAGCGCGGCGATTACAGCTCTGATTATAGGAAATTGTACGTAGACCGTACGGAGCCATTCTTGTATGTAGCAGGCAAGCAGAATGAGGATCTTGTTCGTGAGCCTCTCAATGGGCAGGTCGTATATGGCAGCCGTATACCTATGGTTGGTCAAACGGAAATAGGAGCTTTGCTGACCGTTGACGGACGAGCTGTTCCAGTGAACGCAGAAGGGAAATTTAATTATTTTGCTCCGATTGTGTGGGATGAAGCTGGCCTTCATACTGTAATCGTCGAAGTGGAAGATGAAGTCGGCAATCGAGTCGAATATCGATTTGATGTTGTGCAGGGAACAGAGACCGAGGAGCAGTCCAAGGTGAAGCCTTCCGATTTGGCAGCGCTAGAGCTGAACAAGGGTGTTCTATCCCAGCCTTTCCATCCGGATATGACGGGCAAATATGAGACGGTAATAGAAGATGGCAAGGTTCGATTATACGCTGTAGCTGCTGCAATAGATTCTATTGTAACAGTGAACAATGTGCCGTTGAACGCGGAAGGTTACGCAGAGCTTGAGGCTCCGATTGGCAACGGCGTAACTACAGCGCAGGTGAAGGTATCAGGAGCAGATACAAGTGAAAAGACATACGTCATTGAAGTGAGAAGCAAGCCGTCGGATGTCGCTGTTCTGAAGAGCCTCACGATGCGGGCAGGGACAGAGGAGCTGCTGACAGAACCAGCATTCAATGGTGCTGATAGCACTTATAGCGTGTATGTCGAAAATAATACGAATGCGGTAAGCGTTGCGGCTGAAGCTTATAAGCAAGGATCTACGATTCGTGTAAATGGCGAGCAGATTGGCGAAGCTGGGATTTCTGTGCCAGTACAGGTGGGAGAGACCCATGTAGCCATACAGGTTATCGCGCCAAATGGACAAGAGAATAAAACCTATAACGTTAAGGTTATTCGTGCGAAGGACAGCAATGCACAATTAAAGGAGCTAACGGTAAGCGGAGGAGTGCTAACGAGTGCTTTTGCAGGGAATGAGATGAATTACCAGATCATAGCGCCTTCCGATTCTGCGGCTCTTAGCATTGCTATGGAAGCAGCTAGTCCGAGTGCAGTCATTCGTATAGCAGATGGCGAAGTTGACCTCGGCAGCGGAGGAACGCATGTGCTTTCTTTGCGCAGCGGAATTCAACCTGTTCGACTGGATGTAACAGCAGAGGATGGTACTGTTGCAACTTACAAGCTTGCTGTTATCAAGCAGTCTGCTTCTGCAGCACCAGCGCCGTCGTTAACTGAGCTTTCTATCTCTGGATTAGAATTGCTGCCGGCATTCTCTGCGAGCAAGCTCAGCTATAAGCTGAAGTCAGAGATAGAAGACGCGAATGTGACTGTGCTTGCCAACACCTCAAATTCTGATGCTATACTGACCATAAATGGTAGGCCAGTTGAGAAAGGCGTGCATCAGACTGTAAGTTTAAAGGTGGGTACAAATCTAATTGTGATTGGAGTCGAGTCTGCTGACCGCAGCAGCTCAAGGCAATATTCGATTGAAATCGTTCGGAAACCAACGTATGCAACGCCGGATCGATTAGCGACTGTCGCATCAGGGGATTCAAATGCTGCAATAGCAAATGTAACCATTACTAGAACGGTTGCTAGAGATGGCAGCAAAATAGATACGGTTAATATTCCGCTTGCTAAGGCGGAGGAAATTCTTGCACAGATGAAATTGCAGAAGCAGAATGCGGCTCGCATCGTTATTACGAATTTGATTAATAATCCGAGCGATGAGATCAAGCTGAATGTTCCGTTAAAAGCAGTTGCCGCTTTAGCCGAGAGCGGAATTAGTCTTGTCATCTCAACGCCAACAGCAGAGTTGACGTTATCGCCAGAGACGATTCGTCATATCAAGGAAGCGGGTATTGACCTTTATCTCCGCTTTGTACCGATTCGCGAACAAGCGAAGCAAAAGCAAATTTATGACAGGCTGCTTGGCGAAGAGAAGCTTAAGAAGCAGTTGGGTGGCAGGGATGCTGAACTGCTAGGCCAACCTACTGCAATTGAAACGAACTATAAGGATAGTGTTACTCGCATCGTACTGCCGATAGCTGGTCTTGAGATTGCAAAGGACAGTGCAGCTGCGAAGGAGCTTGAGGCTCAATTAGCTGTTTACATTGAGCATAGCGATAGAGAAAAGGTGCTCCAGCCAGGAACACTGCAATATGACACAAAAGGAATCGTGAAAGGTATGGCATTTGATGTTGCTAAATTCAGCAATTTTGCTGTCGTTCGGCTTACGAAGGACAAACTTTATGAGCCTTACGTAACGGGGTATCCGGATGGAACCTTCCGTCCAAGTAAAACGATTACTCGTGCAGAGCTTGCAGTCATACTTGCCAAAGAGCTTAAGAAAAACGCCAGCCTGCTGGAAGAAACGGCGCCTAATCCTAATGAAACAGAGCTGCCAGAGTTTAGCGATGTCGTCTCCGATCACTGGGCAAAAGAAGCGATTACGCTGTTGAAAAATCATGGTATTATGAATGGTGACGAGCAAGGCAAGTTTAGACCGGGCGACGGAGTCTCTCGTTCAGAGATAGCGGTTATCGCGGCTCGTTGGAACAAGCTGTCTCTAAGCGGTACTGCCAAGGCGGATTTTACAGACTTAACGGGACACTGGGCATCAAATGAAGTTGCTGCTGTTGCAGAGGCAGGGTTTATGAAGGGATATCCGGATCATACCTTCCGTCCGAATGGTTTGCTGCTTCGCGGAGAAGCGGTTCGTGTACTCAACGCAATCTTCAACCGTCCAGTGCCGCAGGAAACTGTCAGCTCTAGCTGGCCGGATGTCGCGCCAAAACACTGGGCTATGTTAGATATTGAAGCTGCTTCTAGATATGTGCAGAAGCTGCCAGATGGACAAGTTCGAGTCGTAAAAACGAAATAAAACTAGGTCATACCGATAGCAGAAGGCTCACTGAAAAATAACAATGGAAGGAGGAGGGCATGGATCAATGCTAAAGGTAATATTAGTGGATGATGAGGAGCCGGCATTGATACATTTGGAACGATTGCTGAGGGCAGATGGCCGGGTTCAAGTTGTGGGCAAGTATACCTCTGCTATGGAGGGACTTGACCACCTAGCTCGCAGTTATGCCGATATCGCGTTTCTTGATATCGGCATGCCCGAGATGAACGGCCTTGAAGCAGCTGAACGTATACAGGAGTTGTACCCTGCAATACGTATCGTTTATGTAACCGCCTATTCAGCGTATGCTGTTGAAGCATTTGAGCTGCATGCGCTGGATTATTTATTGAAGCCGGTCGATTCTGCGAGAATTGGAAAAACGATAGATCGTATTGAGGAATATGCGAAGCTTTTGAACAATCAAGCACAAAGCTTCGAAGCTCTAGTGGAACAAAATGAGCTTTCAGTGCGATGCTTTAAACGGCTTGAGCTTGTAGGCGGGGCTGCTTTAAACGGCAAGGTGAAGTGGAGAACGAAAAAGGCGCAGGAGCTCTTTGCTTATTTCCTTCATTTGGAGGGTGCTTGGGTTACGAGAGAGCGGCTTATTGAAACGCTTTGGCGAGAGTATGAGCTGGACAAGGCGGTTACCTACCTTCACCATTCCGTTTCACGCATTAGATGGCTACTGCGTGAGTGGGGAGTTTCTTTCACAGTTGAGTATCAAGGTGAGAGCTACCGACTTCCGTATGCTGCCATTCGTACCGATGTAGCTGAGTTTGAGGAGACAGTAGCTGAGCTCCCGTATCAGTTTCAGGATAATTGGAGTCGGTATGAGCATGCGATTTCTCTTTATAAAGGCGATTATTTGGAGGATCATAATTATGCGTGGGCAGAGACCAAAAGAATAAATTTGCAGCATCGTTATTTTCGGCTGGTTAGCAGTATGGCAAGATATGAACTGGAGGAAGGCCGTGCTCAATCGGCTATCCAGAGACTGACGACTGCTCAGATCAGCTTCCCATACTCAGATGAAATTTGCAGATTGCTTCTTGCAGGTTATGCTCAGATAGGGGATACGGAATCGCTTAACCGCTGCTACGAAACCTATGCGCAATTATTATTGCAGGAGCTAGGCGTCATTCCTGAGAGGCAAACGACGGATTTATATCATCAATTATCCCAGTAAGACGTGAATTTAGGCAAGGAGGCAACGATGGGATGAGAAAGCAATGGTGGACGATAGTTGTATTTTTCCTTATCGTTGTAGCTTTTCCGGTAAACGAGTTTTTTTATAATCAATCCATTGAGAAGAGTGCACCCCATTCAAGCGCTGGCACGTTGGATTTGCGGGAATGGAATTTCGAATCAGAAGGACTTGTCGCGCTGAATGGTCAATGGGAATTTTATCGTGGACAGCTGCTGCTGCCAGAGCAATTCGCAGATCCAGCTATTTCTCCTTATAAGAGGCCTGAACTAACAGGCCTCTTTCCTGTGCCAGCGGAGTGGAACAGCTATATAGCGGAGGACGGCAACCCGCAGGGAGCAGGATTCGGTACTTATAGGCTGAGAGTGGAGTTAAACAACACAGCAAAAACGCATTACGGAATACGAACGACAAATATCCGCATGGCTAACCGGATATTTATAAATGGACAGGAAGTGGGAGCAAGCGGAGTACCGGGAGTCTCAGATAAAGAAGATATCGCATCGAATATCCCTTATGTTGGATTCGTACCCGTAGATAGATCCTATGTTGAAATTATCGTACAAGTATCCAATTTCAACTATGCTTCGGGCGGCATCATCTATCCGATTTGGTTTGGCTATGAGGCTGATATTCGCAAGAGCCGCGACATCGCGTTGTTTGGTGAATTTATGAACATCAGCGGGTTTGCATTGTTTTCTATGTTTTTCCTTCTTTTGTTCTACATGCGCAAAAAAGAGCGCTCGTTGCTTTACTTGGCTTTATTTTGCTTAGCTCTGCTGCTCTATGTATGTACTCATGGCGAGAAGATGATTGCACTGGTCTTGCCTCAGCTTAGCTACGATTGGATCATGAAGCTGCAGAACATTTCTTCAGCATTCGGTTATTATTTTTTATTGCAATATGTGAACGTGTCGGTACCAAGAGCTGTCAACAAGCTTGTGTGGCGGGCAAGCAATATTGCAACGATTATCGTCATTATTGCAGCATTCATGCTGCCGACGATGCTTTATTCACAGTGGTTTTTGAAGGGAATAGGTCTTTCAGTATTTACTTTTGGAGTAGTGCTTTACACCCTTGTCAAAGGTGTTATGCGCCGATCGAGGGATGCCTATTTTTTGCTTTTGAGTGCGATAACCATTTTGGTATTTATAATCGTCAGTGTCATGCAAGTATTTGGTCTATTGGAAAATCATTTTTTTATCTCGTTTGAGCTGCTTATCTTGGTCATTGTTCAAGTAATCATGCTAGCTCGACGTTTCTCTCACACCTTTAATGAGGTGGAAGAGCTCTCTCGCAAGCTGTTGACCTTGGATGAATTAAAGGATGAATTTATGGCGAATACGTCGCATGAGCTTCGAACGCCGCTGCATGGTATTGTAAATATCGCAGAATCCTTGCTTGAGGGTGTAGCGGGGACGCCAAACACCGATCAGGCAAGACAGCTTTCTATGATTGTATCAACGGGTAGACGATTGAATTATCTGATTCATGATATTTTAGATTTTTCCACCTTGCGAAACGGACAGCTTACACTGAATCGGCAAGCTGTTGATTTATCAGCAGCAGCGCAATCCGTAGTCGAGGTCATTGGGCATTTAGCCGATAAAAAAGGGGTAAGCCTGACGCAGGATTGGCCGCAGCAGATGCCGCTGCTCGATACTGATGAGGAGCGTCTGCGTCAAATTTTATTTAATTTGCTTGGCAATGCGGTGAAATTTACGCATCAGGGTGAAATTCGGATCTATGCGGAAGTCGTGGATTCATGGGTGAAAATTAGCATTACGGATACTGGAATTGGCATCGCGGCGGATCGTTTAGATGACATTTTCAAGGCGTTTAATAGCGTTTCCACTGTAGATCTACAATCGGGCTATAGTGGCACCGGTATCGGGTTGAACATTACGAAGAGACTCGTGGAACTTAATGGCGGGTATATTGAAGCAAATTCACAGCTAGGTATAGGTTCAACGTTTTCATTTACACTTCCTTCAGCTGCGCTGTCTGCTATTTCTGAGGTTGCTGCTGGTAAAAGCGGCAGAGCAGCGATTCAACCAGCATTAGCGCTCAATAAAACATTTCAAGCAGCGATGAATCGGAATGAAGTGATAGAAGATACACATCCATTCACTGTGTTAGTAGTAGATGATGATCCCGTAAACCTGCAAGTATTAATAAATGTATTGTCTATGGAAAATTATACAGTCATTGCGGTTGACAGCGGCGCTGAAGCGCTGGAGGTACTATCCAGCGAGCGACGGATTGATCTCGTTATAACAGACTGGATGATGCCAGCGATGTCTGGCCTAGAGCTTTGCCGTAGGATCAGGGAACAATACTCGTTGTCTGAACTGCCTGTACTTATGCTGACCGCAAGAAAATTGGCAGGCGATATTCAAACGGGCTTTAGTGCTGGAATCAATGATTTTTTAACAAAACCTGTTGACGGTATTGTACTGCGTGCTCGCGTACGAACTTTGCTTGAGCTTAGACAGTCTGTTCAAGCGGCTATTCGATCGGAACTGGCTTTTCTGCAGGCACAAATTAAACCTCATTTTTTGTACAACGCACTCAATACGATTATTTCGATATGTCCTGATGATCCGGATAAGGCTACAGAATTGTTATTGAATTTAAGCCGATATTTACGCAGCAGCTTCGATTTCCAGAATCGTCAGCAGATCGTCAGCTTGGAGAAGGAGCTTGAGCTTGTTCAGTCTTATGTCAAATTAGAGCAAGCGCGGTTCGGCAAACGATTGAATGTTGTATATGAGGTGGATAAACAGCTGCGAGGATTTATTCCGCCGCTTAGCATTCAGCCGATTGTAGAAAATGCAGTTAGGCATGGTGTCATGCAAAAGGCTGCTGGGGGCAAGATCGTATTACGTATTCAAGAGGCAGAGGAGAAGCTAATTATTTCAGTTTCGGATAATGGCGTTGGCATTAAGCAAAGTGATCTCAGTACGCTATTGCTTGGGCAACGGCAGTTGTCAGGCGTTGGCTTAACCAATATTCACCGCAGACTGCTCTCTTTGTACGGAAATGGCCTTGGTATTTCAAGCGAAGCAGGAGAAGGAACGACGGTGACCTTTGAGGTTCCGCAGATACAAATAGATATGAGCAAGACTTCGTAAAGTTTGATTGAATCGATGAAGTGAGAAGCGCTTAGGTGAGTTAGAGTTTGATCCTAAGTGCTTTTTTTCTTTAAAAAAACGGCTTGGAGAAAACATCAGTTTATTGATTGATTCTGTATGAAATAAAACGACATTTCATGTCGAAAAAAAGAGGATTTTATTCTATATTGTCGAATATCAAATTAGTTATAACACTGACATTTTTTGGTGAAAGGAAGGTTGGGAGGAAATTTCAACTGGATAGCATTTCATAGAAACGAATCGGAAGTTCAGTTCATTTACTAGAAAGGAGAATGCTAGACATTTTTTTAGTTGAGTAGCAGCTGTATCAAAAGACACATCTTGTAAAATTCTAATTTGGAGTTGAATTTATGTATAAGCGTATTCGTTTTCTTCGCGCTCCCTTACTCGTTATTCTTAGTTTTCTCGTCGTATTTTCTCAAATCGTATGGTTCTCATCAACAACATATGGAGCCGGCTCGAGCTGGAATACATTAAATAACCCTATCAATAATACGAGCAACCAGTTTTTGGGGATGGGCTATGGCAATGGCATTTATGTTGCAGTAGGAAGTAACGGTCTGATTGCTACATCTTCGGATGCTGCAAAGTGGACAACAAGAAGTACGAATAGTACTCAAAACTTAAATGAAGTGGATTATGGAAACAACGTCTATGTTGCAGCTGGTGCAGGAGGTACGATTTTATATTCTACTGATGCTGTTACATGGAATGCAGCAACATCCAACACGTCGAATCAGTTATTTTCTGTGAAATTTTTAAATGGTTCATTTTGGGCAGTTGGAGCATCCGGCATTATTCTGAAATCAAGTGATGGACAGTCGTGGACATCCATTGCATCTGGAATTTCCAATGATTTGTACAACATCTCCTATGGAAACAGTAAGTATGTCTTAGGCGATGCAAACGGAAAAATTTATTATTCGGCCACTGGAAATCCATCAACATGGGGCGGAGGACAGCAGCTTAACAGTACATATTATAGTTCAATAAACTTTATAGGATTTTTAAATAATCATTTTTACGCTTTTGATTCCAGTCCAATACTTGCAAGCTACAGATCTTCAGATGCCATTACCTGGACAAGTACTCCTTTAGCTTGGCAGGCTTTTGCAGGTGCATATGGCAATGGCGTGTATGTTTTGTATAGCAATGCTAATACAGCATTCACTTCTATGGATGGGGTGAGCTGGACTGAACGGACAACAAACTATGGAAACACGATGCAGGCTATTACATTTGGCAATGGAAAATTTGTCGCTGCAGGCAATAGCGGCTCTATCATGTATTCGCTTGATGGTATCGAATGGACAACAGTAACACCAAACATCACAGATACGGTCTATAACAATGGTCTTTATGTTGCTGTAGGCTATAACAATTCGGCTACGATTGGCGG from Paenibacillus sp. FSL K6-3182 carries:
- a CDS encoding ATP-binding protein — translated: MRKQWWTIVVFFLIVVAFPVNEFFYNQSIEKSAPHSSAGTLDLREWNFESEGLVALNGQWEFYRGQLLLPEQFADPAISPYKRPELTGLFPVPAEWNSYIAEDGNPQGAGFGTYRLRVELNNTAKTHYGIRTTNIRMANRIFINGQEVGASGVPGVSDKEDIASNIPYVGFVPVDRSYVEIIVQVSNFNYASGGIIYPIWFGYEADIRKSRDIALFGEFMNISGFALFSMFFLLLFYMRKKERSLLYLALFCLALLLYVCTHGEKMIALVLPQLSYDWIMKLQNISSAFGYYFLLQYVNVSVPRAVNKLVWRASNIATIIVIIAAFMLPTMLYSQWFLKGIGLSVFTFGVVLYTLVKGVMRRSRDAYFLLLSAITILVFIIVSVMQVFGLLENHFFISFELLILVIVQVIMLARRFSHTFNEVEELSRKLLTLDELKDEFMANTSHELRTPLHGIVNIAESLLEGVAGTPNTDQARQLSMIVSTGRRLNYLIHDILDFSTLRNGQLTLNRQAVDLSAAAQSVVEVIGHLADKKGVSLTQDWPQQMPLLDTDEERLRQILFNLLGNAVKFTHQGEIRIYAEVVDSWVKISITDTGIGIAADRLDDIFKAFNSVSTVDLQSGYSGTGIGLNITKRLVELNGGYIEANSQLGIGSTFSFTLPSAALSAISEVAAGKSGRAAIQPALALNKTFQAAMNRNEVIEDTHPFTVLVVDDDPVNLQVLINVLSMENYTVIAVDSGAEALEVLSSERRIDLVITDWMMPAMSGLELCRRIREQYSLSELPVLMLTARKLAGDIQTGFSAGINDFLTKPVDGIVLRARVRTLLELRQSVQAAIRSELAFLQAQIKPHFLYNALNTIISICPDDPDKATELLLNLSRYLRSSFDFQNRQQIVSLEKELELVQSYVKLEQARFGKRLNVVYEVDKQLRGFIPPLSIQPIVENAVRHGVMQKAAGGKIVLRIQEAEEKLIISVSDNGVGIKQSDLSTLLLGQRQLSGVGLTNIHRRLLSLYGNGLGISSEAGEGTTVTFEVPQIQIDMSKTS